A single genomic interval of Bradyrhizobium japonicum USDA 6 harbors:
- a CDS encoding ABC transporter permease produces the protein MTDISKEALSPPRSFLSQDAIQVFYRLLAALLICAVLAVLSDSFLSLGNILNVLRQASLTFFIASGLTLVVLTAGLDLSVGANVALSACIAGTVIHKTGSPALGILTGLACGGIVGLLNGIMVTALRIPSFIATYGMLWVLNGLTYWYMAGETLHGFPAGFRQIGSGYLFGLPIPVYLLLVFLGIGTLFAQRTIWGQEIYAIGANPVAARLSGIPVARRLLLVYAVSGTMAGLASIIFLSRLNSAEADIGESLTLPAIAAVLIGGTSLFGGVGTVFGTFIGALILTLVLNGMNLLSVSANWQPLVTGIIVILAVWLDMKTRRRAQ, from the coding sequence ATGACCGACATCTCCAAAGAGGCCCTCTCGCCGCCCCGCTCGTTCCTGTCGCAGGACGCGATCCAGGTGTTCTACCGCCTGCTCGCGGCGCTGCTGATCTGCGCGGTGCTGGCCGTGCTCAGCGATTCCTTCCTGAGCCTCGGCAACATCCTCAACGTGCTGAGACAAGCGAGCCTGACCTTCTTCATCGCCTCGGGCCTGACGCTGGTGGTGCTCACCGCCGGCCTCGATCTCTCCGTCGGCGCCAATGTCGCGCTGTCGGCCTGTATCGCCGGCACCGTGATCCACAAGACCGGCTCGCCGGCGCTCGGCATCCTCACCGGGCTCGCCTGCGGCGGCATCGTCGGCCTGCTCAACGGCATCATGGTCACCGCGCTGCGCATCCCCTCCTTCATCGCCACCTATGGCATGCTCTGGGTGCTGAACGGCCTCACCTACTGGTACATGGCGGGCGAAACCCTGCACGGCTTCCCGGCCGGCTTCCGCCAGATCGGCAGCGGCTATTTGTTCGGCCTACCGATCCCGGTCTATCTGCTGCTGGTGTTCCTCGGGATCGGGACGCTGTTCGCGCAACGCACGATCTGGGGTCAGGAGATCTATGCGATCGGCGCCAATCCGGTCGCCGCCCGCCTCTCCGGCATTCCGGTCGCACGGCGATTGCTGCTGGTCTACGCGGTATCAGGCACCATGGCGGGGCTGGCCTCGATCATCTTCCTGTCGCGCCTCAATTCGGCCGAAGCCGACATCGGCGAAAGCTTGACGCTGCCCGCGATCGCGGCCGTGCTGATCGGCGGAACCTCGCTGTTCGGAGGGGTCGGCACCGTGTTCGGCACCTTCATCGGCGCGCTGATCCTGACGCTGGTGCTGAACGGCATGAACCTGTTGTCGGTCAGCGCCAACTGGCAGCCGCTGGTCACCGGCATCATCGTCATTCTCGCGGTCTGGCTCGACATGAAGACCCGCCGACGCGCGCAATGA
- a CDS encoding ABC transporter permease, with product MTDTTVTPQALPAGFVLAPQLPEILRPVTIRRGFIGLLRGHPTVAIGGALLLTLVLIAIFAPYLWTVDPTALAPAKRTRAPSALYWFGTDVLGRDIYSRVMFGARVSLTVGLSVAILASAAGLAIGIVSGFIRWADGILMRFMDGLMSIPPILLAIALMALTRGSVGNVIVAITIAEIPRVSRLVRSVVLSLREQPYVDAAVACGTRTPMIILRHILPNTLAPMLVQATYICASAMITEAILSFIGAGTPPTIPSWGNIMAEGRALWQVKPYIVFFPAAFLSVTVLAVNLLGDGLRDALDPRMAKTL from the coding sequence TTGACCGATACGACCGTCACTCCGCAAGCGCTGCCGGCCGGCTTCGTTCTCGCGCCGCAACTGCCTGAAATCCTGCGGCCAGTCACGATCCGGCGCGGTTTCATCGGCCTCTTGCGCGGCCATCCCACCGTCGCGATCGGCGGTGCGCTGCTGCTGACGCTGGTTCTGATCGCGATCTTCGCGCCGTATCTCTGGACCGTCGATCCGACCGCACTCGCGCCCGCAAAGCGCACGCGTGCGCCCTCGGCGCTCTACTGGTTCGGCACCGACGTGCTCGGCCGCGACATCTATTCGCGCGTGATGTTCGGCGCGCGGGTCTCGCTCACGGTCGGCCTGTCGGTTGCGATCCTCGCATCCGCCGCGGGCCTCGCCATCGGCATCGTCTCCGGCTTCATCCGCTGGGCGGATGGCATCTTGATGCGCTTCATGGACGGATTGATGTCGATCCCGCCGATCCTGCTTGCGATTGCGCTGATGGCGCTGACGCGCGGCAGTGTCGGCAACGTCATCGTTGCCATCACCATCGCCGAGATCCCGCGGGTTTCCCGTCTTGTCCGTAGTGTGGTGCTGTCGCTGCGCGAGCAGCCCTATGTGGACGCCGCGGTCGCCTGTGGCACGCGCACGCCGATGATCATCCTGCGCCACATCCTGCCCAACACGCTGGCTCCGATGCTGGTTCAGGCGACTTACATCTGCGCCAGCGCCATGATCACGGAAGCGATCCTGTCCTTCATCGGGGCGGGCACGCCGCCGACCATTCCGTCCTGGGGCAACATCATGGCCGAAGGCCGCGCGCTGTGGCAGGTCAAGCCCTACATCGTGTTCTTCCCGGCGGCGTTTCTCTCCGTCACCGTGCTCGCCGTGAACCTGCTCGGCGACGGCCTTCGCGATGCGCTCGATCCGCGCATGGCCAAGACCCTCTGA
- a CDS encoding YciI family protein, protein MLFAIHALDRTGALPTRLANYDAHKAFLSDTSRFGVKIVMSGPLVSDDGANMIGSLFLIEAPGRAEVEAFNRADPFAAAGIWEKVTITGFLRRQG, encoded by the coding sequence ATGCTGTTCGCCATTCACGCCCTCGACCGCACCGGCGCGCTGCCGACCCGGCTCGCCAATTACGACGCGCACAAGGCCTTCCTGAGCGACACATCGCGCTTCGGCGTCAAGATCGTGATGTCGGGGCCGCTGGTCTCCGACGATGGCGCGAACATGATCGGCAGCCTGTTCCTGATCGAGGCGCCCGGCCGCGCCGAGGTCGAAGCCTTCAACCGCGCCGATCCCTTCGCCGCAGCCGGCATCTGGGAGAAAGTCACGATCACGGGCTTCCTGCGCCGCCAGGGTTGA
- a CDS encoding ABC transporter permease produces the protein MLSYILRRIVSTLPVMAIVALFVFSLLYIAPGDPAVVIAGDQASPEDVERIRQGLGLDRPFLIQFGSWVWRILHGDLGTSIFTNLPVSAMIGQRLGPTLSLMTVTLLLTIVVAVPLGVVAAWKAGSLIDRAIMAFAVFGFSLPVFVVGYVLAYIFALELEWLPVQGYTPLTEGFWPWLQNLILPSIALGCVYIALIARITRATMLEVLQQDYIRTARAKGLGQGGILFVHALKNAAVPIVTVIGIGIALLIGGAVVTESVFAIPGLGRLTIDAILRRDYPVIQGIVLLFSFVYVLVNLMIDVVYTLVDPRIRY, from the coding sequence ATGCTCTCTTACATCCTCCGTCGTATCGTCTCGACCTTGCCGGTGATGGCAATCGTCGCGCTGTTCGTGTTCAGCCTGCTCTACATCGCGCCGGGTGATCCCGCCGTGGTGATCGCGGGCGATCAGGCGAGCCCGGAGGATGTGGAGCGCATTCGCCAGGGCCTCGGCCTCGACCGGCCCTTCCTGATCCAGTTCGGAAGCTGGGTCTGGCGCATCCTGCACGGCGATCTCGGCACCTCGATCTTCACCAACCTTCCGGTCTCCGCGATGATCGGACAGCGTCTCGGACCGACGCTGTCGCTGATGACCGTCACGCTGCTGCTCACGATCGTGGTCGCGGTGCCGCTCGGCGTGGTGGCGGCGTGGAAGGCGGGAAGCCTGATCGACCGCGCCATCATGGCGTTCGCCGTGTTCGGGTTCTCGCTGCCTGTGTTCGTCGTCGGCTATGTCCTGGCCTACATCTTCGCGCTGGAGCTCGAATGGCTTCCCGTGCAGGGCTACACGCCGCTCACGGAGGGCTTCTGGCCATGGCTGCAAAACCTGATCCTGCCGTCGATCGCGCTGGGCTGCGTCTACATCGCGCTGATCGCGCGCATCACGCGTGCCACCATGCTCGAAGTCTTGCAGCAGGACTATATCCGCACCGCGCGCGCCAAGGGCCTCGGGCAGGGCGGCATCCTCTTCGTTCACGCGTTGAAGAATGCCGCCGTCCCGATCGTGACCGTGATCGGGATCGGCATCGCACTCCTGATCGGCGGCGCGGTCGTCACGGAAAGCGTGTTCGCGATTCCCGGCCTCGGCCGGCTCACGATCGACGCGATCCTGCGCCGCGACTATCCCGTCATCCAGGGCATCGTGCTTCTCTTCAGTTTCGTCTACGTCCTCGTCAATCTGATGATCGACGTCGTCTATACGCTCGTTGACCCGAGGATCCGCTATTGA
- a CDS encoding ABC transporter ATP-binding protein, translated as MALLEVENLQTHFRTPGGINRAVDGVSFHVNEGETLAIVGESGCGKSVTSMSLMRLIPEPPGRIAGAVRFAGRDLLQLSDREMRAIRGNDISMIFQEPMTSLNPVLTVGRQIRETLMIHQGLDKQAAEAHAIEMLTLVGIPEPKRRVREFPHQLSGGMRQRVMIAIALACNPKLLIADEPTTALDVTIQAQILKLMLDLKRRVGAAIILITHDLGVVAEIAERVMVMYAGRKVEEAPVAELFRSPRHPYTQGLLGAVPRLGSSLTGTARRLAEIPGQVPDLRKPIIGCVFAGRCALATDLCRQYAPGLEEKAPRHVAACHYAAKGAIAA; from the coding sequence ATGGCTTTGCTCGAAGTCGAGAACCTCCAGACCCACTTTCGCACGCCCGGCGGCATCAACCGCGCGGTCGACGGCGTGTCCTTTCATGTCAACGAAGGCGAGACGCTCGCCATCGTCGGCGAATCCGGCTGCGGCAAGTCGGTGACCTCGATGTCGCTGATGCGGCTGATTCCGGAGCCGCCGGGCAGGATCGCAGGCGCCGTCCGCTTTGCGGGCAGGGACCTGCTGCAACTGTCCGATCGCGAGATGCGCGCGATCCGCGGCAACGACATCTCGATGATCTTTCAGGAGCCGATGACGAGCCTCAATCCGGTTCTGACGGTCGGCCGCCAGATCCGCGAGACGCTGATGATCCATCAGGGCCTCGACAAGCAGGCGGCCGAGGCGCATGCGATCGAGATGCTGACGCTGGTCGGCATTCCCGAGCCGAAGCGGCGCGTGCGCGAATTTCCGCACCAGCTCTCCGGCGGCATGCGCCAGCGCGTGATGATCGCGATCGCGCTGGCCTGCAATCCAAAACTCCTGATCGCGGACGAGCCGACCACGGCGCTCGACGTGACCATCCAGGCGCAGATCCTGAAGCTGATGCTCGATCTCAAGCGCCGGGTCGGTGCGGCGATCATCCTGATCACCCACGATCTCGGCGTCGTCGCCGAGATCGCCGAGCGAGTCATGGTGATGTATGCCGGCCGCAAGGTCGAGGAGGCGCCGGTGGCCGAGCTGTTCCGCTCGCCGCGCCATCCCTATACGCAGGGCCTGCTCGGCGCTGTGCCGCGGCTCGGCTCGTCTCTAACGGGCACCGCGCGGCGGCTGGCCGAAATCCCGGGGCAGGTGCCTGATCTGCGCAAGCCCATCATCGGCTGCGTCTTTGCCGGCCGCTGCGCGCTCGCGACCGATCTCTGCCGCCAATATGCGCCTGGGCTCGAAGAGAAGGCGCCCCGCCACGTCGCCGCCTGCCACTACGCCGCCAAGGGGGCCATCGCGGCATGA
- a CDS encoding ABC transporter permease has translation MREAAVVSQPNPLQRIPGVAIVLVLLIALFSAVAPGFLSVANLSNVLVQSTILTMLALPMTLIIMTEGLDLSMGAVLTLTSLCVAIVSLATKSMLLGLGAGLLVGAAFGFANGWLVAIIGIPPFVATLGTLGMAQGLSLIVSDGQSVVGIPHSVRDIYSATLLGVPMPIVMALVTYAAFHGLLYHTRFGTYIFALGGNREALRYAGLSPNKLLIAVYAIGGAMAGIAGLLMTARMNSGHPTAGLGLEFDAIAAVAVGGTSFERGNGWLLGTLLGVIAVGVLRNGLNLISMPSSVQVASVGVLVIVALFLDGLRSRA, from the coding sequence ATGCGTGAAGCCGCAGTCGTCTCACAACCCAATCCGCTGCAGCGCATTCCCGGCGTTGCCATTGTGCTGGTGCTGCTGATCGCGCTGTTCAGTGCGGTCGCGCCCGGCTTCCTGTCGGTCGCCAACCTCTCCAACGTGCTGGTGCAATCGACCATCCTGACCATGCTGGCGCTGCCGATGACCTTGATCATCATGACCGAGGGGTTGGACCTGTCGATGGGTGCGGTGCTGACGCTGACCTCGCTCTGCGTCGCCATCGTGTCGCTCGCGACCAAGTCGATGCTGCTGGGCCTCGGCGCCGGGCTTCTGGTCGGCGCAGCCTTCGGCTTCGCCAACGGCTGGCTGGTCGCCATCATCGGCATTCCGCCCTTCGTCGCGACACTCGGCACGCTCGGCATGGCGCAGGGCCTGTCGCTGATCGTCAGCGACGGCCAGAGCGTGGTCGGCATCCCCCACAGCGTGCGCGACATCTATTCGGCGACACTTCTCGGCGTGCCGATGCCCATCGTGATGGCACTGGTGACCTACGCGGCCTTCCACGGACTGCTCTACCACACCCGCTTCGGCACCTACATCTTCGCGCTCGGCGGCAACCGCGAGGCGCTGCGCTATGCCGGCCTCTCGCCAAACAAGCTGCTGATCGCGGTCTATGCGATCGGCGGCGCCATGGCCGGCATCGCGGGCCTGCTGATGACCGCGCGCATGAATTCCGGCCATCCCACCGCCGGCCTCGGCCTCGAATTCGATGCCATCGCAGCCGTCGCGGTCGGCGGCACCTCGTTCGAGCGCGGCAATGGCTGGCTGCTTGGCACCCTGCTCGGCGTGATCGCGGTCGGCGTGCTTCGCAACGGGCTCAACCTGATCTCGATGCCCTCTTCGGTGCAGGTCGCAAGCGTCGGCGTCCTCGTCATCGTCGCTCTGTTCCTCGACGGCCTCAGGAGCCGCGCATGA
- a CDS encoding FAD-linked oxidase C-terminal domain-containing protein: MGPRVSTSILADRLTGMIGPRASVARGVLDQHGQSESHYRNLPPDIVVFPETTREVADIVKLCASAGMPIVPFGAGTSLEGNAAAVAGGVCFDFARMNKVLTVHESDMDVVVQPGITRKQLNAELRGTGLFFPIDPGADASIGGMTSTRASGTMAVRYGTMKDNVMALEVVLADGRVIRTARRARKSAAGYDLTRMLVGAEGTLGVITEVTLKVHPVPQAISAAVCSFDTLHDAVDTAISVIQSAIPVARIELLDDVMMRGINAYAKLGYREAPTLFFEFHGSETSVAEQAEAAQAIAADHGGHGFAWAKAQEDRSRLWHARDNTLYAGLGLRPGARAVITDVCVPISRLAECLTETRRDADEHGFTAPIVGHVGDGNFHMLILIDPAKPDEAEGAKALQARMVARAIAMDGTCTGEHGIGLGKIDYLADELGEAVDVMKSIKTALDPDGLMNPGKIFASGVHA, encoded by the coding sequence CGAATCGCATTATCGCAATTTGCCGCCGGACATCGTGGTCTTCCCCGAAACCACGCGGGAGGTTGCGGACATCGTGAAGCTCTGCGCCAGCGCGGGCATGCCGATCGTCCCGTTCGGTGCGGGCACCTCGCTCGAAGGCAATGCGGCCGCGGTCGCCGGCGGCGTCTGCTTCGACTTCGCGCGCATGAACAAGGTGCTGACGGTGCACGAGAGCGACATGGACGTCGTGGTGCAGCCCGGCATCACGCGAAAGCAGCTCAATGCGGAGCTGCGCGGCACCGGACTTTTCTTTCCGATCGACCCGGGTGCCGACGCCTCGATCGGCGGCATGACCTCCACGCGTGCGTCCGGCACCATGGCAGTGCGCTACGGCACCATGAAGGACAATGTCATGGCGCTGGAGGTGGTGCTGGCCGACGGGCGCGTGATCCGGACCGCAAGGCGCGCGCGCAAATCGGCCGCCGGCTATGACCTGACGCGGATGCTCGTCGGCGCGGAGGGTACGCTCGGCGTCATCACCGAAGTCACCTTGAAAGTGCACCCGGTTCCGCAGGCGATCTCGGCCGCTGTCTGCAGCTTCGACACCCTGCACGATGCCGTGGACACCGCGATCTCCGTGATCCAGTCCGCGATCCCCGTGGCACGCATCGAGCTGCTCGACGACGTCATGATGCGCGGCATCAACGCCTACGCGAAGCTCGGCTATCGCGAAGCCCCCACCCTGTTCTTCGAATTCCATGGCTCCGAGACCTCCGTTGCCGAGCAGGCCGAAGCCGCGCAGGCGATCGCCGCCGACCATGGCGGCCATGGCTTCGCCTGGGCCAAGGCGCAGGAAGACCGCAGCCGGCTCTGGCACGCCCGCGACAACACGCTTTATGCGGGCCTGGGCCTGCGGCCCGGCGCACGCGCCGTGATCACCGATGTCTGCGTGCCGATCTCGCGGCTGGCCGAATGCCTGACCGAGACCAGGCGCGACGCGGACGAGCACGGCTTTACCGCCCCGATCGTCGGCCATGTCGGCGACGGCAATTTCCACATGCTGATCCTGATCGACCCGGCCAAGCCGGACGAGGCCGAGGGCGCCAAGGCGCTTCAGGCCCGCATGGTCGCCCGCGCCATCGCCATGGACGGCACCTGCACCGGCGAGCACGGCATCGGGCTCGGCAAGATCGACTATCTCGCTGACGAGCTCGGCGAGGCCGTCGACGTGATGAAGTCGATCAAGACCGCGCTCGATCCTGATGGACTGATGAATCCCGGAAAGATCTTTGCGAGCGGAGTGCACGCATGA
- a CDS encoding ABC transporter ATP-binding protein — translation MSPPLLQVNDLKKHFPVKKGLFGRKSEYVYAVDGVSFEIAKGETLSLVGESGCGKSTVGRAILRLFDITAGQVILDGQRIDDAHPSTMRQMRRRVQVVFQDPFSSLNPRMRVRDILAEPIRNFGLAKSAADLETRVTALMDTVRLPREALNRRPHEFSGGQRQRIGIARALAAEPELIVCDEAVSALDVSVKAQIVNLLQDLQREFGLALLFISHDLAIVEHMTHRVAVMYLGKIVEVAPRREIFAAPRHPYTKALLSAVPLPEPGAQRNPIILKGDVPSPINPPSGCRFHTRCPYVFDRCRTEEPTLRSTGPEQWVACHLEEAP, via the coding sequence ATGAGCCCTCCGCTGCTCCAGGTCAACGACCTCAAGAAGCATTTTCCGGTAAAAAAGGGCCTGTTCGGCCGCAAGTCCGAATATGTCTATGCCGTCGACGGTGTCTCGTTCGAAATCGCGAAGGGCGAGACGCTGTCGCTGGTCGGCGAGTCCGGTTGCGGCAAGTCGACGGTCGGCCGCGCCATCCTGCGGCTGTTCGACATCACCGCGGGCCAGGTGATCCTCGACGGCCAGCGCATCGACGACGCGCATCCGAGCACGATGCGCCAGATGCGCCGCCGCGTGCAGGTGGTGTTCCAGGATCCGTTCTCGAGCCTCAATCCGCGCATGCGCGTGCGCGACATCCTGGCCGAGCCGATCCGCAATTTCGGCCTCGCCAAGTCGGCAGCCGATCTAGAGACCCGTGTGACGGCGCTGATGGACACCGTGCGGCTGCCGCGCGAGGCGCTCAACCGCCGGCCGCACGAATTCTCCGGCGGCCAGCGTCAGCGCATCGGTATCGCGCGGGCGCTCGCCGCCGAGCCCGAGCTGATCGTCTGCGACGAGGCGGTCTCCGCGCTCGACGTCTCGGTCAAGGCGCAGATCGTCAATCTCCTGCAGGACCTGCAGCGCGAGTTCGGCCTGGCGCTGCTGTTCATCAGCCATGACCTCGCGATTGTCGAGCATATGACCCACCGCGTCGCGGTGATGTATCTCGGCAAGATCGTCGAGGTCGCGCCACGCCGCGAGATCTTTGCCGCGCCAAGGCATCCCTATACCAAGGCGTTGCTCTCCGCGGTCCCGCTGCCCGAGCCCGGCGCCCAGCGCAATCCCATCATCCTCAAGGGGGACGTGCCGAGCCCGATCAACCCGCCGAGCGGGTGCCGCTTCCACACCCGTTGCCCATACGTCTTCGATCGCTGCCGGACGGAGGAGCCGACGCTGCGTTCGACCGGGCCTGAGCAATGGGTGGCCTGTCACCTCGAAGAGGCGCCGTAG
- a CDS encoding sugar ABC transporter substrate-binding protein, with amino-acid sequence MKQTLGYLALPLLLAAAFTTQARADGETIAVFTKNQTNPFFQTVRVGADNMAKALNAKTLQYIPTKPDSIPEQLSQIEDVVVKKPSAIVFTPVDYKAMVPGVEKINEAKIPVVNITDRSAGGKFLSFVGADDYSLGLETARFMLKTLGGKGNIVIIEGVKGSLTNVDRVRGFNDALKENSGAKLLASQPGNYQRLQALQVMENLMQSNSQIDGVLAANDAMAVGAIEALDGANRKAQVIGINGTKEAIDAIKSGKLLASGDYNGFAQGCLGTMMAIRSLRNQPVIAEIVLKPTVITKDNYQPFDVPLEQRTCPTFEDAGKLGAK; translated from the coding sequence ATGAAACAGACACTGGGTTATCTGGCGCTGCCGCTGCTGCTGGCGGCCGCGTTCACCACGCAAGCGCGCGCCGACGGCGAGACCATCGCCGTGTTCACAAAGAACCAGACCAATCCGTTCTTCCAGACGGTGCGGGTCGGTGCCGACAACATGGCGAAAGCGCTGAACGCGAAGACGCTGCAATACATTCCGACCAAGCCGGATTCGATCCCCGAGCAGCTCAGCCAGATCGAGGACGTCGTGGTGAAGAAGCCGAGCGCAATCGTCTTCACGCCGGTCGACTACAAGGCGATGGTGCCGGGCGTCGAGAAGATCAACGAAGCCAAAATCCCCGTCGTCAACATCACCGACCGCTCCGCCGGCGGCAAGTTCCTCTCCTTCGTCGGTGCCGACGATTACAGCCTTGGCCTCGAAACCGCGCGCTTCATGCTCAAGACACTCGGCGGCAAGGGCAACATCGTCATCATCGAGGGCGTCAAAGGCTCGCTGACCAATGTCGATCGCGTCCGCGGCTTCAACGACGCGCTGAAGGAGAATTCGGGCGCCAAGCTGCTGGCTTCGCAGCCCGGCAACTACCAGCGGCTGCAGGCGCTCCAGGTCATGGAAAACCTGATGCAGTCGAATTCGCAGATCGACGGGGTGCTGGCGGCCAACGACGCCATGGCGGTCGGCGCGATCGAGGCGCTCGACGGTGCCAATCGCAAGGCGCAGGTGATCGGCATCAACGGCACCAAGGAGGCGATCGACGCGATCAAGTCCGGCAAGCTGCTTGCGAGCGGCGACTACAACGGATTTGCGCAAGGGTGCCTGGGCACCATGATGGCGATCCGCAGCTTGCGCAACCAGCCTGTCATCGCCGAGATCGTGCTGAAGCCGACCGTTATCACCAAGGACAATTACCAGCCGTTCGACGTACCGCTGGAGCAGCGGACCTGCCCGACCTTCGAGGACGCCGGCAAGCTCGGCGCCAAGTAG
- a CDS encoding sugar ABC transporter ATP-binding protein, translating to MSSAALAIEPASPTPLLELRGISKEFPGVKALDDVSFAVFPGEVHMLLGENGAGKSSLMKVLCGAYRADAGEFYYEGNKVAISSTADAQKLGIAVIFQEFSLVPHLDIAQNIFLGREPKGRIPGTIDRRKILADARRVLGTIGFDIDPSTTVDKLGVAQQQMVEIAKAISQNARILVMDEPTAALSDRETELLFALIARLKADGVSIVYISHRMAEVFALGDRITVMRDGRRIDGVRPADVTPDQLVRMMVGRNVDMTYPRSFADKPGELLLEVKGLSSSTGISDINIEVRRGEIVGLCGLVGSGRSEVARAIFGADAVTSGEIIFDGKAISGEPDLAARRGIALIPESRKSEGLALLRSVSDNLVVSALKKLFPSGLFDQRSAQRTSDSLIRQLRIATPSARQTVGLLSGGNQQKVVIGKWLAAGSKLFIFDEPTRGIDIGAKSEIFALIDRLVAEGAAALMISSEQVEICHVCDRAYVMREGRIAGHLTRSELTEENIVRLGMHHA from the coding sequence ATGAGCAGCGCCGCATTGGCCATCGAGCCCGCCTCACCCACGCCGCTGCTGGAGCTGCGCGGCATCAGCAAGGAGTTTCCCGGCGTCAAGGCGCTGGATGACGTGTCTTTCGCCGTCTTCCCCGGCGAAGTCCATATGCTGTTGGGGGAGAACGGCGCCGGCAAGTCGAGCCTGATGAAGGTGCTGTGCGGCGCCTACCGCGCCGATGCCGGCGAGTTCTATTATGAGGGCAACAAGGTCGCGATCTCTTCGACCGCGGATGCGCAGAAGCTCGGCATCGCCGTGATCTTCCAGGAATTCTCGCTGGTCCCCCATCTCGATATCGCGCAAAATATCTTCCTTGGCCGCGAGCCGAAGGGCCGCATTCCCGGCACCATCGACCGCCGCAAGATCCTGGCCGACGCGAGGCGCGTGCTCGGCACGATCGGATTCGACATCGATCCCTCCACCACCGTCGACAAGTTAGGGGTGGCACAGCAGCAGATGGTCGAGATCGCGAAGGCGATCAGCCAGAACGCGCGCATCCTGGTCATGGACGAGCCGACGGCGGCGCTGTCCGACCGCGAGACCGAGCTGCTGTTCGCCCTGATCGCGCGGCTGAAGGCCGACGGCGTGTCCATCGTCTACATCTCGCACCGGATGGCGGAGGTGTTCGCGCTCGGCGACCGCATCACGGTGATGCGCGACGGCCGCCGCATCGATGGCGTTCGCCCCGCAGACGTCACGCCGGACCAGCTCGTCCGCATGATGGTCGGCCGCAACGTCGACATGACCTATCCGCGCAGTTTTGCCGACAAGCCCGGCGAGCTGCTGCTCGAGGTCAAGGGCTTGAGCTCGTCGACCGGCATCTCCGACATCAACATCGAGGTGCGCCGGGGCGAGATCGTCGGCCTGTGCGGCCTCGTCGGTTCCGGCCGCAGCGAGGTCGCCCGCGCCATCTTCGGCGCCGATGCCGTGACATCAGGCGAGATCATTTTCGACGGCAAGGCCATCTCCGGCGAGCCTGACCTTGCCGCCCGCCGCGGCATCGCGCTGATTCCGGAGAGCCGCAAGAGCGAGGGCCTCGCCTTGCTGCGGTCGGTAAGCGACAATCTCGTCGTGTCGGCATTGAAGAAGCTGTTCCCGAGCGGCCTGTTCGATCAGCGCAGCGCGCAGCGCACCTCCGACAGCCTGATCCGGCAGTTGCGCATTGCCACGCCAAGCGCGCGCCAGACCGTCGGCCTGCTCTCGGGCGGCAACCAGCAGAAGGTCGTGATCGGCAAGTGGCTGGCGGCCGGCTCGAAGCTCTTCATCTTCGACGAGCCGACGCGCGGCATCGACATCGGCGCCAAGTCCGAGATCTTTGCGCTGATCGACCGGCTGGTCGCCGAAGGCGCGGCGGCCTTGATGATCTCGTCCGAGCAGGTCGAGATCTGCCATGTCTGCGACCGCGCTTATGTGATGCGCGAGGGTCGCATCGCCGGACACCTGACCCGCAGCGAGCTGACCGAGGAGAACATCGTGCGACTGGGGATGCATCATGCGTGA